The DNA window ATTGGCGTCGCACCTCGCGCATACGGCGTTCATTGGGTACCAGCGCATTGTCGGGATCTGGTACGACCTCAGCATCAAGCACACGACAATGATCGGGCATATAGCTGCGGCTGCGATGGTTCCATTCTGGATAGGTGTATTCGCCAGCCAACCGTTCGTGGTCGGCATCCGCGGGGGAAAGATCAAGGTGCAGGCGAAGTCGCGTTGCGGCCCGGCGATCATGGCGCGACAAGGTGATGTTGTCCTGATCGTCTGCTGCCTTTTGCGCGTTCTCGTCGTCGTCATCGTCCACACTGCGATTAAGATTCATGCTTTCAACCCAGCTTAGGATCGCTTCAAACCGGTGAATGATGAAACTGTCTTTGCGCATCGCTTCCGATGCGTCTTTGCGTAAGCCAAGTTTTCTGGTTGTGGTGCTGGCTGCAGGTGATTGGTTGGTGGTCTCTTCTGGGTTTGCGTCAGCCAGACCGCCAGAGCCGGGAGTTTGAAATGACAACCAAAACGGCACCGGTGCAAACGAATGATACTTGTTTGATGCAGCAAGGGGTGCCGCCACTGTGAATGCACTCCCCTTCAAAGCATCACAGATCGCAGCTTCCAAATGGCCCTCAGGCGCAGGGCGCTTTACATCCGGGCGTGTATTGAGCGTTGCGATACGCATTTTTTCATAACTGTGCCGAAGTCCCGGACAACGGGCGTAGACCGCCTCTGCAGCTTTTGAATTAGCCTGCACTTGCGTCCAATCCGCGGCAAGGGAATCTTTGGGGATTTCTGGACTATCACTAAGCGCGGCTGTGGCCACCAGCCAAAGATAGGTCGCGCGGTTCATGTCTGTGTCAGGAAAAGTGGCTATCTCAGAGGGTAACAAGAGCTTTTCGCCGTCAAAGCTGGCGCGATACAGACGCAGATCAGCGTTGCCCAGTTTTCGGCGTGTCCCGATCCGATGTTGTGATCGGGTGGCCGGGGCTGGCGCAATTTCGACGGCCCCTGATCCACCCAAACCGCGAAACAAGAATAGCAAACTGGTGCGCATACTGTTTAGGGCAACCATCGCCTCTGGATAAGGCAGCGTACAATCGGGCTCTGACACAAGGCCGTGCCAGATATTCCCAACCGTTTCCTCGGGCTCCATCAGATCAAGGGGACGCAGCGCCATTGTCTTAACCGTAGACCACTGTGATTAGATCACGCAGGGCCGTTTTGATATCCTCATCATCGGTCAATGGTTCAATAATTGCAGCCTCTAATGCGTGATTGACGTTCATGCCGGTTTTCATCAACATCGCCGCATAGATCAGCAAACGTGTCGAAACGCCTTCCTCCAGATCCATACCTGACAGGTTACGAATATGCCCCGCAAGCCGTACTAGTGAGGTTACGCGTGCATCATCAAGACCAGATTCTTGCACAACGACAGCGGTTTCCGTCTTAGGGTCAGGAAAGTCGAATGTGATCGACAAAAACCGCTGTCGGGTTGATGGCTTCATGCGCTTCAAAACATTTTGATAACCGGGGTTATAGCTGGCCACCAACATGAAACCGGGTGGTGCGTGCAGCTCTTCGCCCGTGCGATCAATCATCAATGTGCGGCGGTTATCTGTCAGGGGATGCAGAACCACTGTTACATCTTTGCGGGCTTCAACCACCTCATCGAGATAACAAATCGCGCCTTCGCGCACCGCGCGGGTCAGGGGGCCGTCGACCCATTCGGTTTCCCCACCACGCAGTAAATAGCGCCCGATCAGATCCGCGGCAGACAGATCGTCATGGCAAGCCACTGTATAGAGCTTACGCCCGGTACGTGCCGCCATATGTTCAATATAGCGGGTTTTGCCGCAGCCGGTCGGCCCCTTCATAAGAAGGGGCAGACCACTGTTTTGTGCCGTTTCAAATAAAGTGCATTCATCGCCAGTAGGCTGATAAAACGGCGTATGCAGATCTCTGACAGGCATGTTCATTATCATTCACCTGCAACCTGCGCGGCATCACCCGGGGTGATGACCTCGGATTTGCGGACAACCAGCATGGCGTAAATGAACACTAGTGCCCCAACGACCACGGCAAATCCTGCCCCAAACCGCATGACATAAAACAGGCTCAATGCGTCTTGCACATCCATGTAGTAATCACCGACCACACGTTGCAGGTGGGTCTGGACGGTACCCGCAAAAGTCAGCACAAAGGTCATGAACGCCATGCCACCTGTCATCAACCAGAACGATGCCATGTTAAGCACCTGATTGTAGGGCGCACGTTCCCGCAGCATTGGGATCGCATAAGAGAACATCGCAAGGTTCAGCGCGACATAAGCGCCATAAAATGACAGATGCCCGTGTGCCGCAGTGATCTGTGTGCCGTGACTATAGAAGTTCACGCCGTGCAATGTGTGCAAGAACCCCCAGACACCTGCGCCGAAGAAGGCCACCGTCGATGATCCAAGAGACCACAAAAGCGCGGCCTTGTTGGGGTGGTTCCGCCGTCCTTTCCAAACCATGACAAACGCAAAACTCATCATCAGGAAGAACGGGATCACCTCGAAGGTTGAGAAGATCGAACCAATCCACTGCCAATAGCCCGGCAGACCAATCCAGTAAAAGTGGTGACCCGTGCCAAGGATGCCGGAAAACAGCGCGGTGGCGACGATGACATAAAGCCACTTCTCGACCACTTCGCGGTCTACACCGGTCAGCTTCAGCAGCAAGAAGGCCAGAATTGATGCCATCACCAATTCCCATGTCGCCTCGACCCAAAGGTGCACCACAAACCACCAGTACATTTTATCCAGCGACAGGTTGTCAGGGTTGATAAAGGCAAAGACCCACAGCAGGCTGAGCAACCAAAGCCCCATCAGCAAGACATTGGTGATC is part of the Roseovarius sp. EL26 genome and encodes:
- a CDS encoding cbb3-type cytochrome c oxidase subunit I — translated: MKYASQKVAYAYFLCAMLLFGIQVVGGLLAGWIYVSPNFLSELLPFNIIRMIHTNALIVWLLLGFFGAAYFLIPEESEQEIYSVKLAYIQLILLMVGTLGAVGSYLVGIHGGREFLEQPLWVKFGILVAALIFLFNISMTVLAGRKTAITNVLLMGLWLLSLLWVFAFINPDNLSLDKMYWWFVVHLWVEATWELVMASILAFLLLKLTGVDREVVEKWLYVIVATALFSGILGTGHHFYWIGLPGYWQWIGSIFSTFEVIPFFLMMSFAFVMVWKGRRNHPNKAALLWSLGSSTVAFFGAGVWGFLHTLHGVNFYSHGTQITAAHGHLSFYGAYVALNLAMFSYAIPMLRERAPYNQVLNMASFWLMTGGMAFMTFVLTFAGTVQTHLQRVVGDYYMDVQDALSLFYVMRFGAGFAVVVGALVFIYAMLVVRKSEVITPGDAAQVAGE
- a CDS encoding CbbQ/NirQ/NorQ/GpvN family protein; the encoded protein is MNMPVRDLHTPFYQPTGDECTLFETAQNSGLPLLMKGPTGCGKTRYIEHMAARTGRKLYTVACHDDLSAADLIGRYLLRGGETEWVDGPLTRAVREGAICYLDEVVEARKDVTVVLHPLTDNRRTLMIDRTGEELHAPPGFMLVASYNPGYQNVLKRMKPSTRQRFLSITFDFPDPKTETAVVVQESGLDDARVTSLVRLAGHIRNLSGMDLEEGVSTRLLIYAAMLMKTGMNVNHALEAAIIEPLTDDEDIKTALRDLITVVYG
- a CDS encoding nitric oxide reductase activation protein NorD, coding for MALRPLDLMEPEETVGNIWHGLVSEPDCTLPYPEAMVALNSMRTSLLFLFRGLGGSGAVEIAPAPATRSQHRIGTRRKLGNADLRLYRASFDGEKLLLPSEIATFPDTDMNRATYLWLVATAALSDSPEIPKDSLAADWTQVQANSKAAEAVYARCPGLRHSYEKMRIATLNTRPDVKRPAPEGHLEAAICDALKGSAFTVAAPLAASNKYHSFAPVPFWLSFQTPGSGGLADANPEETTNQSPAASTTTRKLGLRKDASEAMRKDSFIIHRFEAILSWVESMNLNRSVDDDDDENAQKAADDQDNITLSRHDRRAATRLRLHLDLSPADADHERLAGEYTYPEWNHRSRSYMPDHCRVLDAEVVPDPDNALVPNERRMREVRRQFETLHPKRILRPRQLDGAELDLDAVIAAQIDLQATGQSSDRIYQSLRQIDRDLSVAILLDTSRSTEAAVGDSSVIDVARDALAALAGGIDAAGDRLGIWGFSSLRRDRVFLNRCKAFEAPLSQEVQDRICSLQPGHYTRLGAAIRHVSAQLDKEPASRKLLLVLTDGKPNDLDHYEGQHGIEDSHMAVREARNIGQTVHGIIVDEDGQDWFARIFGRGGFTLLPQPERLLRALPDIYRSLTQET